The proteins below come from a single Stomoxys calcitrans chromosome 1, idStoCalc2.1, whole genome shotgun sequence genomic window:
- the LOC131994338 gene encoding uncharacterized protein LOC131994338, with the protein MFKIFFFLSFLAMAFAKPGYINSHPIVTSYHHAAPAVHVIRPVIATHSIATPLIHHHGGYIHGSGLHGSGLHGSGLHGGIHHHGLY; encoded by the exons ATGTTTAAGATT TTCTTCTTTTTGTCCTTCTTGGCTATGGCCTTTGCCAAACCTGGCTACATCAACTCCCATCCCATTGTCACTTCCTATCATCATGCTGCTCCTGCGGTTCATGTCATTCGTCCAGTGATTGCCACTCACAGCATTGCCACTCCTTTGATTCATCATCATGGCGGTTACATTCATGGCAGCGGTCTTCACGGCAGCGGTCTTCATGGCAGCGGTCTTCATGGCGGCATTCATCATCATGGTCTTTATTGA